A DNA window from Flavisolibacter ginsenosidimutans contains the following coding sequences:
- a CDS encoding haloacid dehalogenase type II encodes MSTSLASLNGTSLPLPKVVLFDVYETLLDMQYIKQKINSLLSNKWAYRYWFELLMQYCLVENSIGTFHPFAAIAKETLKKTALPFGHRLYDEEIEELLGLFDHLPVNEGVTECLSLLADHNCRIAALTNTSEQIICDRMERTGLISYFEAVFSAEEVKKYKPATEVYTWTLRQLNVQPEEVLYVSTQDWDVAGAASAGMMTAYIEPENSLFYSLATPPNIRVQHFEAFVNLFAKADV; translated from the coding sequence ATGTCAACCAGTCTTGCATCGTTGAACGGTACGTCTTTGCCACTGCCCAAGGTTGTTCTTTTTGATGTTTACGAAACACTGCTGGACATGCAATACATCAAACAGAAAATAAACAGCCTCCTGAGCAACAAATGGGCCTACCGGTATTGGTTTGAACTCCTCATGCAATATTGCCTGGTTGAAAATTCCATTGGTACTTTTCATCCGTTTGCAGCCATTGCCAAGGAAACCCTGAAAAAGACAGCCTTGCCGTTCGGCCACAGGCTATACGATGAAGAGATAGAAGAACTGCTTGGCTTGTTCGATCATTTGCCGGTGAACGAAGGCGTCACGGAATGCCTCTCCCTGCTTGCCGATCACAATTGCCGGATTGCTGCGTTAACCAACACATCGGAACAAATCATTTGCGACCGCATGGAACGCACAGGATTGATCTCGTACTTCGAAGCCGTGTTCAGCGCAGAAGAGGTAAAAAAATACAAACCGGCCACAGAGGTCTACACCTGGACTCTGCGGCAACTCAACGTGCAGCCCGAAGAAGTGTTATACGTATCTACACAGGACTGGGACGTTGCCGGCGCTGCCAGTGCGGGTATGATGACCGCATACATAGAACCGGAGAACTCATTGTTTTATTCGCTGGCTACACCGCCCAATATCCGCGTACAGCACTTTGAGGCCTTTGTAAACCTGTTTGCCAAAGCTGATGTTTGA
- the rpmA gene encoding 50S ribosomal protein L27, producing the protein MAHKKGEGSVKNGRDSNSKRLGVKIFGGQPATAGNIIIRQRGTQYHPGKNVSVGKDFTLFAIADGVVEFRKGRQDRTFVSVNPIEAGA; encoded by the coding sequence ATGGCACATAAAAAAGGCGAAGGTTCGGTAAAGAACGGACGCGACTCGAACAGCAAACGTTTGGGTGTAAAAATTTTTGGCGGTCAACCCGCAACTGCCGGCAACATCATCATCCGTCAGCGCGGCACGCAATATCACCCCGGTAAAAACGTAAGCGTTGGTAAAGACTTTACGTTGTTTGCCATTGCTGACGGCGTGGTTGAATTTCGCAAAGGAAGACAAGACAGAACTTTTGTTTCTGTGAACCCTATTGAAGCAGGCGCTTAA
- a CDS encoding universal stress protein codes for MHERFQNILIPVDFSLNTEVAVCKAVELIEKEESSICLLHAMPHFLFRNNRKYFTEAERKLAQWKESIEDGLPNVHVSYRIPKGPAQKRIIEAARELRPDLIVIGKSMPHARWPFFKTLMPAAVAETTNIPVLTAKPGALHNKLKSVVVPVTERIPENKLKTLESLCARGNVKIHLVTFVDDKNVPAEFSASTLLQVYQWLKTRLHCPVEYSVIHGANKAKALLNYAQKNGADLLLVNAKTETRLQCPNVYVSDVISPTSKVQVLSVQRNANS; via the coding sequence ATGCACGAACGATTTCAAAACATATTGATTCCTGTTGATTTTTCGCTGAACACCGAAGTAGCGGTTTGCAAGGCCGTAGAATTGATTGAAAAAGAGGAATCGTCTATCTGCCTCTTGCACGCAATGCCGCATTTTCTTTTCCGAAACAACCGGAAATATTTTACAGAAGCGGAGCGAAAATTGGCGCAATGGAAAGAGAGCATTGAAGACGGTTTGCCGAACGTGCACGTTTCGTACCGGATACCAAAAGGACCGGCTCAAAAAAGAATCATTGAAGCAGCAAGAGAGCTAAGGCCCGATTTAATTGTCATCGGCAAAAGCATGCCTCATGCACGGTGGCCGTTTTTTAAAACACTGATGCCGGCAGCGGTAGCCGAAACTACAAACATACCGGTGTTAACGGCGAAGCCGGGAGCGCTGCACAACAAACTTAAATCCGTAGTGGTGCCTGTAACAGAGCGCATTCCCGAAAACAAGCTAAAAACGCTTGAAAGCCTTTGCGCAAGAGGCAATGTAAAAATTCATCTGGTAACCTTTGTTGACGATAAAAACGTACCCGCCGAATTTTCCGCTTCTACCCTGCTGCAAGTGTATCAATGGCTGAAGACAAGGCTGCATTGCCCCGTGGAGTATTCGGTCATTCACGGCGCCAACAAAGCCAAAGCACTTTTGAATTATGCGCAAAAAAACGGCGCCGATCTTTTACTTGTGAATGCAAAAACGGAAACGAGGCTTCAGTGCCCGAACGTGTACGTTTCCGATGTGATTTCGCCCACGTCCAAAGTACAGGTGTTATCGGTACAACGCAACGCCAATTCATAA
- a CDS encoding 1-deoxy-D-xylulose-5-phosphate reductoisomerase has product MNTTTTIKRIALFGSTGSIGVQALEVIEANPDKFSVEVLTCSNNVDLLIQQALKFKPNIVVVSNEEKYKKVKDLLASTDTKVFAGERALEEVASMDVYDLMLAAIVGYAGLKPTLNAIKAGKAVALANKETLVVAGDIIMQTAYEKRVPIIPVDSEHSAIFQCLVGEVRNPVEKIILTASGGPFLGRKPNYLVNVKRDHALQHPNWSMGAKISIDSATLMNKGLEMIEAKWLFNLKAEQIEVLVHPQSIIHSMVQFEDGSVKGQMGLPDMKLPIQYALAFPKRIKNDFPRMDFKKIRTLTFEEPDVKTFRNLALAIEALHKGGNLPCVMNAANEIAVYAFLRNRIGFLEMTDVIEETMQKVSFLSRPSLQDYLDSDAEARNYAADLIKL; this is encoded by the coding sequence ATGAATACAACAACGACGATAAAAAGAATTGCACTCTTCGGCTCTACCGGTTCTATCGGCGTACAGGCTTTGGAAGTCATTGAAGCAAATCCCGACAAGTTTTCCGTGGAAGTGCTCACGTGCAGCAACAACGTTGACTTGCTCATTCAGCAAGCGCTTAAATTCAAACCCAATATTGTTGTTGTCAGCAACGAGGAGAAATACAAGAAAGTAAAAGACCTTTTGGCCAGTACCGATACGAAAGTATTTGCCGGTGAAAGAGCCCTGGAAGAAGTGGCCTCGATGGACGTTTACGATTTAATGCTGGCAGCCATTGTGGGTTACGCCGGTTTAAAACCCACGCTCAACGCCATCAAAGCCGGGAAAGCCGTTGCGCTTGCCAACAAAGAAACACTCGTTGTTGCCGGTGACATCATCATGCAAACGGCTTACGAAAAACGAGTGCCCATCATTCCCGTTGACTCGGAGCATTCCGCCATTTTTCAATGCCTTGTGGGTGAAGTGCGCAACCCGGTTGAAAAAATCATTCTTACGGCAAGCGGCGGTCCCTTTCTTGGCCGCAAGCCTAATTACCTTGTCAATGTAAAACGCGACCACGCCCTGCAGCATCCCAACTGGAGCATGGGTGCAAAAATCAGCATTGACTCGGCCACGCTCATGAACAAAGGCCTCGAAATGATTGAAGCGAAATGGCTGTTCAATTTAAAAGCCGAGCAGATTGAAGTGTTGGTGCATCCGCAAAGCATCATTCACTCGATGGTGCAGTTTGAAGACGGCAGCGTAAAAGGGCAAATGGGTCTTCCCGACATGAAGCTGCCCATTCAATACGCATTGGCTTTTCCCAAACGCATTAAAAATGATTTTCCGCGAATGGACTTTAAAAAAATCCGCACACTCACTTTCGAAGAGCCTGATGTAAAAACCTTTCGCAATCTTGCCCTGGCCATTGAAGCCCTGCACAAAGGCGGCAACCTGCCCTGCGTGATGAATGCCGCAAACGAAATCGCGGTTTACGCTTTTTTGCGCAACCGCATCGGGTTCCTGGAAATGACCGACGTGATTGAAGAAACCATGCAAAAGGTGAGCTTTCTTTCACGACCTTCGTTGCAAGATTACCTTGACAGCGACGCCGAGGCCCGCAACTACGCCGCCGATTTAATAAAACTTTAG
- a CDS encoding NAD(P)-dependent oxidoreductase has protein sequence MLKIGIIKEGKIPADNRVALTPAQCKWVQENFSQCEIFVQRSESRCFSDREYRLAGITLTDSLENCDVLFGIKEVPPQQVLPQKKYLFFSHTCKKQPHNQKLLQTFLSKGCTLVDYECLRHEDGQRIIGFGFFAGIVGAHNGMMAYGNRTGTFQLKHVYQQRDFKTLIHTYFGLKLPNVKIAVTGSGRVAHGILEIMNLMGVIEVEKEDYLSREFAYPVYVQLKGADLYAHKESKPYNRDHFHEHPKDYVSRFENYLPHTGVLLNGVFWDKDVPRLFEKEAIRRKDFRIQTIADITDDENGSVPINVGDQTIENPVYGIDKASFEKTAPYLPNSVDVMAVGNLPNELPRDASKYFGEQLIKYVLPDLFSGESEMIKRATIAKEGRLTEAYGYLCDYAAGKVEN, from the coding sequence ATGCTAAAAATTGGAATTATTAAAGAAGGCAAGATTCCCGCCGACAACCGCGTGGCTTTAACACCGGCGCAATGCAAATGGGTGCAGGAAAATTTTAGTCAGTGCGAGATTTTTGTGCAGCGTTCCGAAAGCCGTTGTTTCAGCGACCGCGAATACAGATTGGCCGGCATAACCCTGACTGACTCGTTGGAGAATTGCGATGTTTTGTTTGGTATTAAAGAAGTGCCGCCGCAACAGGTACTGCCGCAAAAAAAATATTTATTTTTTTCGCATACCTGTAAAAAACAACCGCACAACCAAAAGCTTTTGCAAACCTTTCTTTCAAAAGGCTGTACGCTTGTTGATTACGAATGTTTGCGGCACGAAGACGGGCAACGCATCATTGGCTTTGGCTTTTTTGCGGGCATTGTGGGTGCGCACAACGGCATGATGGCTTACGGCAACCGCACCGGCACGTTTCAGTTGAAACATGTCTATCAGCAAAGAGATTTCAAGACCCTTATTCACACCTATTTCGGTTTAAAACTTCCGAATGTAAAAATTGCCGTTACCGGCTCGGGCCGCGTGGCGCACGGTATTTTAGAGATTATGAACCTGATGGGTGTGATTGAAGTGGAAAAAGAAGATTACCTGTCGAGAGAATTTGCCTACCCGGTTTACGTGCAGTTAAAAGGCGCCGACCTGTATGCGCATAAAGAGAGCAAACCCTACAACCGCGATCATTTCCACGAACACCCGAAAGACTACGTTTCGCGTTTTGAAAATTATCTTCCGCACACCGGTGTTTTGCTCAACGGTGTTTTTTGGGACAAAGACGTTCCGCGCCTTTTTGAGAAGGAAGCCATTCGACGAAAAGATTTCCGCATTCAAACCATTGCCGACATTACCGATGACGAGAACGGATCGGTTCCCATTAACGTAGGCGATCAAACGATTGAAAATCCTGTGTACGGCATTGACAAGGCTTCGTTTGAAAAAACTGCGCCTTATTTGCCCAACAGCGTTGACGTGATGGCCGTGGGTAATCTGCCCAACGAATTGCCGCGTGATGCGTCGAAATATTTTGGTGAGCAGCTAATAAAATACGTGTTGCCCGATTTATTTTCTGGTGAATCGGAAATGATCAAGCGGGCAACCATTGCGAAAGAGGGAAGGTTGACGGAGGCTTATGGTTACTTGTGCGATTACGCAGCCGGTAAAGTTGAAAATTAA
- the rplU gene encoding 50S ribosomal protein L21, with translation MFAIVKIAGKQFKVEKDQTLYVPKMSGDAGSKVEFFDVVMADNNGNLTFSNSGVKISAEILSHVQGDKVIAYKQKRRKGFRKKKGHRTQYTKIRINDIA, from the coding sequence ATGTTCGCAATTGTAAAAATAGCCGGCAAGCAATTTAAGGTTGAAAAAGACCAGACTTTGTACGTTCCTAAAATGAGCGGCGACGCCGGCTCCAAAGTAGAATTTTTTGATGTGGTGATGGCCGACAACAACGGCAACCTGACTTTTAGCAACAGCGGCGTTAAAATCTCTGCCGAGATTTTGAGCCACGTGCAAGGCGACAAAGTGATTGCCTACAAGCAAAAACGCCGCAAAGGTTTTCGCAAGAAAAAAGGCCACCGCACACAGTACACCAAAATCAGAATTAACGACATCGCGTAA
- the rseP gene encoding RIP metalloprotease RseP has protein sequence MMILLAVDWSALFANIGQFILAFSILVVLHEMGHFLPAKWFGCRVDKFYLFFNPWFSLWKTKKGETEYGLGWIPLGGYVKIAGMIDESMDKEQLKAPAQPYEFRAKPAWQRLIIMLGGVTVNFILALVIFAAILFVWGEERLPVQNIKYGLWVDSLAQSAGLQNGDVITGINGKPVAYLDEVRKGIFFNERATLDIKRNGGDTAVTLPPGFLSNLTKDQKQTLIAPRYPAIVKSDADVKYVSGKMMPGDEIVGVNGSRFHYIDEYLDAKKLLPNQNITLSLLRNGKDTATAVVKTDDVTRTNVVLKDFDELLTTEKKNYGFFEAIPAGVKYGVDRLSDYITGIKLLFTSKEHKVKDNLGSIPSIAKTFGGSWDWQRFWTMTALFSIILAFMNILPIPALDGGHALFTLYEIITGRKPSDKFMEYAQMAGMALLLGLMLYAFGLDIWRMFR, from the coding sequence ATGATGATTCTACTTGCGGTTGACTGGTCTGCTTTATTTGCCAACATCGGTCAGTTTATTCTGGCTTTTTCCATACTGGTTGTGTTGCACGAGATGGGGCACTTTCTGCCGGCCAAATGGTTTGGGTGCCGGGTTGATAAATTCTATCTCTTCTTCAATCCCTGGTTCTCGCTTTGGAAAACAAAAAAAGGCGAAACCGAATACGGCCTCGGTTGGATACCGCTTGGCGGCTACGTAAAAATTGCGGGCATGATTGACGAGAGCATGGACAAAGAGCAACTGAAAGCCCCTGCGCAGCCTTACGAGTTCCGGGCAAAGCCGGCCTGGCAACGATTGATTATTATGCTGGGCGGCGTAACGGTGAATTTTATTTTGGCGCTCGTCATTTTTGCAGCCATCTTGTTTGTGTGGGGCGAAGAACGCCTGCCCGTTCAAAACATAAAATACGGCTTGTGGGTTGATTCACTGGCACAAAGCGCCGGCCTTCAAAACGGCGATGTGATTACCGGTATTAACGGGAAGCCTGTTGCCTATCTGGACGAAGTAAGAAAGGGCATTTTCTTCAACGAAAGGGCTACGCTGGATATAAAGCGCAACGGCGGTGATACGGCTGTGACGCTGCCGCCCGGTTTTTTGTCAAACCTCACCAAAGACCAGAAGCAAACCTTGATTGCGCCGCGCTATCCGGCGATTGTAAAGTCGGATGCCGATGTGAAATACGTGTCGGGAAAAATGATGCCGGGCGATGAAATCGTTGGCGTGAACGGCAGCCGTTTTCATTACATTGACGAATACCTTGACGCAAAGAAGCTGCTCCCTAACCAGAACATAACGTTGTCTTTGTTGCGCAACGGAAAAGACACCGCAACGGCTGTTGTAAAAACCGATGATGTAACACGTACCAATGTTGTTCTAAAAGACTTTGACGAACTGCTGACCACCGAAAAAAAGAACTACGGTTTTTTTGAAGCCATTCCCGCCGGTGTGAAATACGGTGTGGATCGTTTGAGCGATTACATCACCGGCATAAAACTTTTGTTCACGTCGAAGGAGCACAAAGTGAAGGACAATCTTGGCAGCATTCCGTCCATCGCCAAAACTTTTGGCGGCAGTTGGGACTGGCAGCGCTTCTGGACGATGACGGCTTTGTTCTCCATCATTCTTGCGTTTATGAATATTTTGCCCATTCCGGCTTTGGACGGCGGCCATGCTTTGTTTACGCTTTACGAAATCATTACCGGCCGCAAGCCAAGTGACAAGTTTATGGAGTATGCGCAAATGGCGGGCATGGCGCTTTTGCTTGGCCTAATGCTTTATGCTTTTGGTTTGGACATCTGGCGCATGTTCCGTTGA
- a CDS encoding response regulator transcription factor, protein MEERKILLVEDEKKIADALTMGLTEAGFGVETAYDGTIGWKLFQIHPFNLVVLDINLPGINGYELCKNIRAKNVQVPVIMLTALSSLSDKIEGYDAGADDYIIKPFEFRELLMKIRVLLRRTMQQTIPTGSILKAADLEVNLDSKEVKRNDASIHLTAKEFQLLEYLLRNKNRVVSRSDIAVNVWDIDFDTNTNVIDVYINYLRNKVDKKFEPKLIHTQVGMGYILKDNQ, encoded by the coding sequence ATGGAAGAACGTAAAATATTACTGGTAGAAGACGAAAAGAAAATTGCCGATGCGTTAACAATGGGCTTAACGGAAGCAGGCTTTGGGGTGGAAACGGCTTACGACGGAACCATTGGCTGGAAGCTGTTTCAAATACACCCGTTTAATTTGGTTGTGCTCGACATTAATCTTCCTGGCATCAACGGTTACGAACTGTGTAAAAACATTCGGGCAAAAAATGTGCAGGTTCCCGTCATCATGCTCACAGCTTTAAGTTCGTTAAGCGACAAGATTGAAGGTTACGATGCCGGCGCCGATGATTACATCATCAAGCCGTTTGAATTCAGGGAGCTGCTGATGAAGATTCGCGTGCTGCTTCGGCGAACAATGCAACAAACCATTCCCACCGGCAGCATCTTAAAGGCTGCCGATCTTGAAGTGAATCTGGACAGCAAAGAAGTAAAGCGCAACGATGCATCCATTCACTTAACGGCAAAAGAATTTCAATTGCTGGAATATCTTCTGCGCAACAAAAACCGCGTGGTTTCGAGAAGCGATATTGCCGTGAACGTGTGGGACATTGATTTTGATACCAACACCAACGTGATTGACGTGTACATTAATTACCTGCGCAACAAGGTGGACAAAAAATTTGAACCAAAGCTGATTCACACGCAGGTGGGAATGGGTTATATTTTAAAAGACAACCAGTAG
- a CDS encoding GH3 auxin-responsive promoter family protein, whose protein sequence is MKLKSFLAKPFASYVHKQIRRSSLTALQDQDGILKDLLKAGKATQFGADHKLSEVANYDGFKQAVPVRDYEGFKPYIEKIKDGKHNVLWKGKPIYLAKTSGTTSGVKYIPITKDSISNHINTARNALLTYMAETGNTAFADGKMIFLSGSPELERIAGIPTGRLSGIVNHHIPAYLRRNQLPSYETNCLEDWETKLDAIVGETIKQDMTLISGIPPWVQMYFDRLQEKSGKKVGDLFPNFSVLVHGGVAFEPYKAKLLQSIGRNVATIETFPASEGFFAFQDSQNAEGLLLNTASGIFFEFVPAAEVFNDNPTRLSLHDVKVGENYALIVNSNAGLWGYNIGDTVKFVSTNPYRIAVTGRIKHFISAFGEHVIAEEVEWSLLKAAAEEGLRITEFTVAPLIQQGEGKSYHEWLVEFEQEPANVEAFALKVDNNLRQKNIYYDDLIRGNILQPLKIKTVQKNGFVEYMKSIGKLGGQNKVPRLSNDRKLANELYKWTKQSSSV, encoded by the coding sequence ATGAAGTTAAAATCATTTTTAGCCAAGCCTTTTGCTTCTTACGTACACAAACAAATTCGCCGCAGCAGCCTTACGGCCTTGCAGGACCAGGACGGCATTTTAAAAGACTTGCTCAAGGCAGGCAAAGCCACGCAGTTTGGTGCCGATCACAAGTTGAGTGAAGTGGCCAACTACGATGGCTTTAAGCAAGCGGTGCCGGTACGCGATTACGAAGGCTTTAAGCCATACATCGAAAAAATAAAAGACGGCAAGCACAACGTTCTCTGGAAAGGGAAGCCCATTTACCTGGCCAAAACATCCGGCACTACTAGCGGCGTTAAATACATTCCCATCACAAAGGATTCCATTTCTAATCACATCAACACGGCCCGCAATGCTTTGTTAACTTATATGGCCGAAACCGGCAACACGGCTTTTGCCGACGGCAAGATGATCTTCTTATCGGGCTCACCGGAACTAGAGCGTATTGCCGGCATTCCAACCGGCCGTTTAAGCGGCATTGTGAACCATCACATTCCGGCTTACCTGCGGCGTAACCAACTGCCTTCGTATGAAACCAATTGCCTTGAAGATTGGGAAACTAAGTTGGACGCTATCGTTGGCGAAACCATCAAGCAGGACATGACGCTCATCAGCGGCATTCCGCCCTGGGTTCAAATGTATTTCGATCGTCTGCAGGAAAAGAGCGGAAAGAAAGTTGGCGACTTGTTCCCAAATTTTTCGGTGCTGGTACACGGCGGTGTGGCCTTTGAACCCTACAAAGCAAAACTGCTTCAAAGCATTGGCAGAAACGTAGCCACCATCGAAACCTTTCCGGCATCGGAAGGTTTTTTTGCCTTTCAGGATTCGCAGAACGCAGAAGGACTTTTATTAAATACGGCCAGCGGGATCTTTTTTGAATTTGTTCCGGCAGCAGAAGTTTTCAACGACAATCCAACACGACTTTCCCTGCACGATGTAAAAGTGGGAGAGAACTATGCGCTCATTGTAAACAGCAACGCCGGTCTTTGGGGTTACAACATTGGCGACACGGTAAAATTTGTGAGCACCAATCCATACCGCATCGCGGTTACGGGACGCATCAAACATTTCATTTCGGCCTTTGGCGAACACGTAATTGCGGAGGAAGTGGAATGGAGTTTGCTAAAAGCGGCGGCAGAAGAAGGTTTGCGCATCACCGAGTTTACCGTGGCGCCGCTGATTCAGCAAGGCGAAGGAAAAAGTTACCACGAATGGCTGGTGGAGTTTGAACAGGAACCCGCCAATGTTGAAGCCTTTGCATTGAAAGTGGACAACAACCTGCGGCAGAAAAATATTTATTATGATGACCTGATTCGCGGAAATATTTTGCAGCCGCTAAAAATCAAAACGGTGCAAAAAAACGGTTTTGTGGAGTACATGAAATCCATTGGAAAGCTGGGCGGGCAAAACAAAGTGCCGCGCCTGAGCAACGACCGCAAACTTGCAAACGAATTGTACAAATGGACAAAACAATCTTCATCTGTTTAA